The genomic window GCCGAAGCTTATTGTTGTCTTACTTGAGTAAGCAGGTGAACAGCATCGGAGTTTATGAACTGAATAATGAAGCTACAAAGAATTTTAATGGTGAAAAAGTTCGCGGTGGGAATTTAGGGCAGTACCAAGGGGACGTTGGAGGGTCTTCAGGGAGCGGTGCCATCAAGgggaaaattaataataacgaTGATAATAATGGGTGTGATAATAATGGGTGTGATAATAATGGGTATGATAATAATGGGTATGATAATAATGGGTGTGATAATAATGGGTGTGATAATAATGGGTGTGATAATAATGGGTGTGATAATAATGGGTGTGATAATAACTGGTGTGATAATAATGGGTGTGATAATAACTGGTGTGATAGTAATGGTAGTAATTATAGTGGAAACCGtgcattttttcaaaatgatcATAACGGTATGCATAGCTCAAGTGTTAAGGACACACACAATATGGAGAAAATACGTGGTTGTAGTTACAAAGAGAACAATTTTAAcgaaaaaattcaaaaattaaacgAAAAGGAAAGAACAGTTTCTACGTTATGGGAAAATAACTCAACCATAGAAGGAAATTGTTTTAACAATTATCTTGACTCTTATGCTAATtcaaatgatattaaaaagaataaatgcATACAAAAAGGATCATTCAGTGGAATGAGTAATCTTATTAATGATAGTAGAAATAACCATGTACTAAAGGAGACgctaaaaaataagataaagtTTTTACTGGAACATGAAAGTGATGACATTTTGTTAagtgaatatattataaataccataaatgattataataaaagCAAATGCAACATGGATAGTACTActatatatgataataacTACAAAACGGAAGGACATATATGTGAAGATATTAGAaccaaaaataataattacacaGAAAAAGACAAAATAATAGCTACcgaagaaaatattaagagaACAGATGATCAGATGAACAATCAAATAGTGAATAACAATTCAGATACAATACTTCATAAATGGAGGAACATGGAATGTAAACATACCTCTAATACACTTTACAATAAAGTAGAGGATGAATTGTATGATACTACTAATTCCCAGATCCAAAACACAGGTGAGGGTAGTAGTTCGACAGTTTTAAatttcaataatatattattacctGAACAAAATAGTTATAACCAGCttaataaaaacatgaaTATTAACTTGAATGTTAGCGATTTAATATCATTGCTAAACGCAAGTTCTGCTATAAATGGAAGTGATGTTATTTGTTCTGGTAAGGACCTCACTAGTAGTAAGGACTCCAAGTATTATTTAAGTCGATGTGACGAATTTAGAAAAAGCTGCAATTTCGAGGAGGGGTTCTCGGCCAGTTCCTCGATGTTTGAATCAAAAAGCGACCATAAGATTAGTGGTGCTGTTAGTAAGCTTGATATTAGGCTCGATAGTATGCACGACAGTATGCACGACAGTAAGCACGACAGTAAGCATTGTAACGGACCAACCTATAGCACACACGAGGGGTCCGGCAGAGAAAAAGGGGTAGTGTGCAACTCCCCCTCAGAATTCGCTACAAAGATAGAAACTGTACatcttaataataaaaaaagagagttCAGTTACAATAATGAAAGAGGAGTGGTGCGTTATGCTGCTATCGGAAGggaaaataaagataatgacatttttggaaaaaagaatagcATCTATCAATCGAACGAACAAAGAGATTTCACAGTAAATGAATCACAAtatgaaaaagtaaataatcTTGTACATTtcataagtaaaaatagtaCGTTGGATGGAAATGAAAACTGTGCAGGGAATACCATTAATAGTACTTTCCcaaatagtaataatgtaaatagtAATTCGAGTCATATAATGATACAGAATCATACAAAGGATAGAAGCATGTTCGAATACACTAAGAAGGaaacatattataaagaTAATACGCTCACAGATGATTacataaagaaaaagcataaaagtgaaaaattGATAAGTTCATTCCCTGGTGAGACTAATTCTTATCTTAAAAGCAAATgtgttaaaaataacaaatccAAATGGGATAGTGgtaattttgaaaatggctattttaaaaaaaaggagtcGACTTGGAAGGGGCTACGAAATTTTAGTAAGACAGAGGAAACTAATGGAATGTGCAAAGAATGGAGTATGGGAAAGCAAGGGCATAACAAGTATGTTTCTAAatcaaaagaaaaggaaTCTTCTCTTTGTTTTACAAGGAGCCACCATTACGGTAGAGATAGCGATGCAAATAACAGTTGCAATGAAAGCAGTGGCGGTAATGAAGGTAATACCtgcagtagtagtagtgaTGGTAATAGCGCTAGAAGTACTAGCAAAGGTAACCCTCTCTGGCGAAGGAACACCCACTGGGGGGGAAGGTTGTCCACCAAGGCGTGCCGCAAGGACAGGTACGTAGGGTTTAAGAAAGGTAGTGttgatattaatataaagcCAAAATTAACGGGAAAATATACTATGtcttatttaaaagaaaataaaaaaaaaaaaaaaaaatgggaagAGATAGATGAATTACCATTTGAggtgttaaaaaaattggttactgaagaagaaaacaatttagaaaaattactACAATCGTTATATGATGACAGAATATTACCATtactaattaatataaaaggaaGAGCAGATGAATATCATTTAacagatatattaaaaagcaatataaaaaatgcatatagtttaaatacagaaaaatatataataaaaatgaataagtCAGCTAAcgattatgtaatatatttttctaataagaaagaaaaagatgacTACTTCTTTTCTATAAATAATTTGGTAGATGTTTATGATACATCTATGTGGTCtgaatttgaaaaatatttaatccAAATAGCTAATTCTGAGGATcctaatttatatacattttccGGGGGCAGATATGGGATGGCAAAAGAATTACAACGAAGAaatttaccattttttaaaGGGCTATATTTAGGTGAGTTATGCCAAATTGTTCATATAagtactaataaaaaaattatagcatatgaaaataattacttAAAGCCTATTTCTCAATgtcataaatatacaaatgcCAAATTAGGTATTGTAAATACAAGTAGCaaaaatttggaaaattatattacaacTATAGATGAACTACGATTTTATTTGAGTAAAttattgaaatattataaaggGGGATTTAACATTTCTAcgctgaaaaaaaaattaaaaaatagattCAACAAACAGCTATGCGAGAGTGTTTTCCACTGTATCAAATTGATAGAGGTCCTACAGTTAGAGCAGCTCAAGGATGTGTGCATCGTCGACACGCAATCCAAGGTTGTGCGAAGCCCCAGCGATGGTTAGATAAACAGAGAGGGGGATGATATTGATGTTGATAGTGATGGGGGTAGAAAAGAGGCTAAGGTGTAAACGTGTGAATGCAAATGCACGGGCTAAGACCGAAACCGCGTGGAGGTGGTGTGCCTAAATGGGGACGTAATATGTGCACATGAGTATGTAcctgtatgtacgtatgtgtgtacatgtaACATCGTGGTACATTTCTTATGTCTATCGGGGAAGTCTCTAAATTTTCattcatatgtttttttaccCCTCATATATAGTTCTTTTTCATGACAATCCACGGTAACTTATGAAGAGATTCCTTTGCTCCCATACATGAAACCGCATTGCAACGCAGTTGGCAAGATGAAAAGAAGCAAGATGTACATTATTAACGGAAGCATGGTCTCCCTTTACGTATACCTtttcatacatatgtatgtgcacatatctggtatacaattttttttttttttttttttttttttgtgctaCTCTTCTTTACAAGCAACCCTACGAAATTGGaatgtttaaaaatgaaaacaatgAAACTTAGATATAGCAGAAGTTTTCCTATTAAATtctactaaaaaaaattatcataaaaataattctatatTTTGTAAGAGCATAATGCATATACCACATTATATACTTCTGATTTTATAACGTTTCCTATTTTCCATTTGTTCAAA from Plasmodium malariae genome assembly, chromosome: 13 includes these protein-coding regions:
- the PmUG01_13038800 gene encoding conserved Plasmodium protein, unknown function, translated to MKRIIKRFNDNPSSTQFENETNKDIDPVERTLETKYREKEGNMDIENIDIKDDATNNFNYINRYLTAIFDIAKNDDSSSSKEDNIKKGTNGINKFTEEISRFSTKNHNVDDEWELGNTYEFETVESGNVQYDISSLSRTSNVEYHTSLNREVNRINVDNLKLKKARTDIIDDKNCDNIFANREVFNYFYSFNENDHLDVWLKRNEDLFNFPKKYNAEKDINGKEGTSREKFNDDVVKEKTSTERRNKYTQENAPHSSSGKKYADSLHQKDNQEQLQLQQQQHHQLMHQYENNINRGMDSAKNTNKGKRIEKEQIHKTSHDELSKNLFRMHNYQSEDVLYSYFSDNVSISDKQLKERSNENILQDQWNVIHNYSGKGFNEFAKTNNNEYYEGGGNDKIYSTYQKSRSVYPNFPYLKQSSFLKDHLTEAYTNILDNRKYNVPIKLQNLEIGTDDNPFFSEHIKENIKNEEMKLNQPPEMCLDNKRVGPYNYEDYNFKHNISHYNNINEDKNTFCSGINNEVQKEVENDGLNKYDNVMLNRKNNVSQGKTEITNLFKKDDTQKEWSNFNNKQVICSDIEGLSMNNNLVKNSMRYDNIEVNQNLSKKSKDNYLEKMRDYMLHNNALFSKKPYLEENKKWVNEVDENDPQNNVNEGSFRNSDMCRSLLLSYLSKQVNSIGVYELNNEATKNFNGEKVRGGNLGQYQGDVGGSSGSGAIKGKINNNDDNNGCDNNGCDNNGYDNNGYDNNGCDNNGCDNNGCDNNGCDNNGCDNNWCDNNGCDNNWCDSNGSNYSGNRAFFQNDHNGMHSSSVKDTHNMEKIRGCSYKENNFNEKIQKLNEKERTVSTLWENNSTIEGNCFNNYLDSYANSNDIKKNKCIQKGSFSGMSNLINDSRNNHVLKETLKNKIKFLLEHESDDILLSEYIINTINDYNKSKCNMDSTTIYDNNYKTEGHICEDIRTKNNNYTEKDKIIATEENIKRTDDQMNNQIVNNNSDTILHKWRNMECKHTSNTLYNKVEDELYDTTNSQIQNTGEGSSSTVLNFNNILLPEQNSYNQLNKNMNINLNVSDLISLLNASSAINGSDVICSGKDLTSSKDSKYYLSRCDEFRKSCNFEEGFSASSSMFESKSDHKISGAVSKLDIRLDSMHDSMHDSKHDSKHCNGPTYSTHEGSGREKGVVCNSPSEFATKIETVHLNNKKREFSYNNERGVVRYAAIGRENKDNDIFGKKNSIYQSNEQRDFTVNESQYEKVNNLVHFISKNSTLDGNENCAGNTINSTFPNSNNVNSNSSHIMIQNHTKDRSMFEYTKKETYYKDNTLTDDYIKKKHKSEKLISSFPGETNSYLKSKCVKNNKSKWDSGNFENGYFKKKESTWKGLRNFSKTEETNGMCKEWSMGKQGHNKYVSKSKEKESSLCFTRSHHYGRDSDANNSCNESSGGNEGNTCSSSSDGNSARSTSKGNPLWRRNTHWGGRLSTKACRKDRYVGFKKGSVDINIKPKLTGKYTMSYLKENKKKKKKWEEIDELPFEVLKKLVTEEENNLEKLLQSLYDDRILPLLINIKGRADEYHLTDILKSNIKNAYSLNTEKYIIKMNKSANDYVIYFSNKKEKDDYFFSINNLVDVYDTSMWSEFEKYLIQIANSEDPNLYTFSGGRYGMAKELQRRNLPFFKGLYLGELCQIVHISTNKKIIAYENNYLKPISQCHKYTNAKLGIVNTSSKNLENYITTIDELRFYLSKLLKYYKGGFNISTLKKKLKNRFNKQLCESVFHCIKLIEVLQLEQLKDVCIVDTQSKVVRSPSDG